Proteins found in one Hevea brasiliensis isolate MT/VB/25A 57/8 chromosome 18, ASM3005281v1, whole genome shotgun sequence genomic segment:
- the LOC110643724 gene encoding uncharacterized protein LOC110643724 — protein sequence MASSSGDEKLCRFLEAALCGDLELLKSFANYLDMGDGLLARRVESIKDRNGRTALHCAAERGNTNVCNYLLGEVKINVNLRDRKGKTPLHCAILHGRYHTAVSLLENGANPNAATGQKFTPLHYAAQRGCRRVLQLLISNGAEIDAQADSGTPLQEAASRGMTEAVKILLDNNANPNMTFRHLFSPLVKSIEAGSFECVKQLLKAGADPNMRTVGPTSLEYAASLGDAESIKYLLDEGALTNVTSNLGLTPVEVAARNSHHEAVKILLPFTSPIPSVANWSCAGIMKHFHSIEVEAQLEQRKNKQFLLLKSKGNDAFKREDYNDAIYWYTEAEWLKPMDAEVKSNRSLCWARLNEGYLALADGQRCVLLKPKWPKSHYREGMGWKLLEDFEKAAYSFNIGWRLDTKNKGLLEAYRDASAKQIQQAADAVLELCFEC from the exons ATGGCGTCCTCTTCAG GCGATGAGAAACTTTGTCGTTTTCTTGAAGCGGCTTTGTGTGGAGATCTTGAACTACTCAAGA GTTTCGCAAATTATCTTGATATGGGTGATGGTTTGTTAGCGAGAAGAGTAGAGAGCATCAAGGATCGTAATGGTCGAACCGCTTTGCATTGCGCTGCTGAAAGAGGAAATACTAATGTGTGCAATTATCTTCTTGGCGAAGTGAAAATCAACGTTAATTTGAGAGATCGAAAAG GGAAAACTCCTTTACATTGTGCGATTCTACATGGTCGATATCACACTGCTGTCAGTCTTCTTGAGAACGGTGCAAATCCCAATGCAGCAACTGGACAAAAATTTACTCCTTTACATTATGCTGCACAGAGAG GATGTAGGAGAGTTTTACAACTTTTGATTTCGAACGGTGCTGAAATTGATGCACAAGCAGATTCTGGCACACCATTACAGGAGGCAGCAAGCAGAGGCATGACAGAGGCTGTTAAGATTTTGTTGGATAATAATGCTAAT CCAAATATGACATTCCGTCATTTGTTTTCTCCATTGGTGAAGTCCATCGAGGCTGGTTCCTTCGAATGTGTGAAGCAACTTCTTAAG GCTGGAGCTGATCCAAACATGAGAACAGTAGGACCTACATCTTTAGAATATGCAGCTTCTCTAGGAGATGCAGAAAGTATTAAATACTTGTTGGATGAGGGAGCATTAACAAATGTGACTAGTAAT TTGGGTCTAACACCAGTAGAAGTTGCTGCAAGAAACAGTCACCATGAGGCTGTCAAGATTCTTTTGCCATTTACCTCTCCCATTCCATCAGTTGCAAATTGGAGCTGCGCCGGTATAATGAAGCATTTCCACTCCATAGAAGTTGAAGCACAG TTGGAGCAGAGGAAAAATAAACAATTTTTACTGTTAAAATCTAAGGGAAATGATGCATTTAAGAGAGAGGACTATAATGATGCGATCTATTGGTATACCGAG GCCGAATGGTTAAAACCCATGGATGCAGAAGTCAAGTCAAACCGGAGCTTGTGTTGGGCTCGCCTGAATGAAGGATATCTTGCTCTAGCTGATGGGCAGAGATGCGTCTTGCTAAAACCTAAATGGCCGAAGTCCCACTATAGGGAAGGCATGGGGTGGAAGTTACTGGAA GATTTTGAGAAGGCAGCGTATTCATTTAATATTGGATGGAGGTTGGACACGAAAAATAAGGGCCTTTTAGAAGCATATCG GGACGCTAGCGCAAAGCAAATTCAACAAGCTGCTGATGCTGTTTTGGAGCTTTGCTTTGAATGTTGA